The genomic region TTGCGttggtgacatgttgacaTTGAATAGTTTTTCGCAGTTAGTATCGATGAAGACGCATTGTTtgtgcaattattttgttggtccttttaaatgttttcaaaaaaatgtgcaacaaaGTGTAGTGTTTGTACTATAAGCAAAGGCATTTAGTGTTACAAGTGAAAAATACAACGATATGTGTGGCCATAAAGTGTTACTTcggaacatcaaaattattgttataaTAAATATGGCCGACAATTCTGTGTTGCGAATTCTTCTAAAAGTATGTTGTAACCAGATTACTTGCGTAAcaagtttttctgaaaaaactgtgttcatcgatcaatatttttatcaaaaaaatgttattttagcgacatttcttacattctttttcgatcgatcgattcattcaacaaaaaagataaaatgaaagcaaggcAAACTTTACTTgaaagaactgtcaacttgaaataaacCCCAAATATCCCTAGTGTAATGGATCACTTTCGCAGGGGGtaaacagccgtgtaatagtcaatttttgcatggggcaggcaataaaattttatgttgcCTCAATCATTATTGTTTGTAAGATTCTTTTGCCACATGAATTGCATCAAATCATGATTCTTTTCACGTGGTAACCCGTCAATAAAACACTGGATGATCTTTTGTGTAATTCGTATTTCGCTTCATATTTCAGGACTAAAAACTCTTCTTTCCGAACACCCGTACCTGTTTAAAATCGTCAATGGCGAACTTGTTTATTTAAGTGCTAATGAGACACCGACATCTGAAGTTCTTGTTGATCGCGATTGCAACGAAGAGACCAGAGAATTCTTTAAACATAAACTGCTGACCTACGGTGTTGGTATCGAGGTACCTCTCAAATCTTTGCTCGGTCATCGGAGTCAGGCTCCACCTCGAATTCGTCATACGTGTGGCAAGTGTTTATTTAGTTCGATTCATTGGAGTGAACCTAATTTATATGTTTTACATACTTCAAATAGGAGCTCATGCTGCTGAGTTTAAGCGATTTTTGTCCCAATACCCGGAGACATTTCGAATTATTGACAAAAATGTATTGTTGCTGGAATTTGATGACTTAAAATCGTTACGAAGCACACCATCCGGTCTGCCGTTTGTTGGTCATCGTCAAAACTCTGGAAATCACAATGCAGCATATGAGGATGATCttctgaaatttgaaaatttatgcaaGCATAACTGTCCAAAAATGTGTGACATCACGAACGGTTACAGTCCAATCCAGTTACATGTCGGTGGTATTAGTAATGTATTACAAGTTCGAAAAAACACCCTCATAATTTCAACTGTTGCTGACTCGCTTCGTGTGACTAgcgaaatattgaaattagtTGCTGACAATGGGGACCAATTACCGGTTACAGGCCAGCAACAACCAAGAAATAAAGCACTAGTATCATTCAACTGTAAAGGCTCACGTGCGGGTGTGTACACAGAGATGACGTTATTGGAACTCGGAACTCCAAACGGTCAAACATTTCTATTCGACGTACTAACCTGTCCACGGATTATGACTGACGGTGGTGTGAAGGAACTGTTAGTG from Bradysia coprophila strain Holo2 chromosome X unlocalized genomic scaffold, BU_Bcop_v1 contig_416, whole genome shotgun sequence harbors:
- the LOC119069897 gene encoding egalitarian protein homolog isoform X1, producing the protein MDWDFAKTKTLLYYYEYLMRKGEPQKIAHLACLFGEPDFTGDMRTIVGRTLTGLKTLLSEHPYLFKIVNGELVYLSANETPTSEVLVDRDCNEETREFFKHKLLTYGVGIEVPLKSLLGHRSQAPPRIRHTCGAHAAEFKRFLSQYPETFRIIDKNVLLLEFDDLKSLRSTPSGLPFVGHRQNSGNHNAAYEDDLLKFENLCKHNCPKMCDITNGYSPIQLHVGGISNVLQVRKNTLIISTVADSLRVTSEILKLVADNGDQLPVTGQQQPRNKALVSFNCKGSRAGVYTEMTLLELGTPNGQTFLFDVLTCPRIMTDGGVKELLVSDRIVKVMHNCRYKSGYLYQQFKIILKCVFDTQLAYAVLQYQKNGSNVRNAKVMLFHQLIQLYCPYNAVGEQFVSYMWSARERPFTEDMVGYAARRAQNLLKLYGSMALLIEERNKPLLSDLCTEEILSWIHPQEVKAQQQENNVTSDAITSNGKQSQTTTKKAQLRSAASELVHNSRDNVSQQGSTCRRCCDCNTDKESQTLSTGHIVMLSKTYEN